Proteins from a genomic interval of Colletes latitarsis isolate SP2378_abdomen chromosome 12, iyColLati1, whole genome shotgun sequence:
- the Unc-115a gene encoding actin binding LIM protein Uncoordinated 115a isoform X3 produces MKSKTSENFIASESNGVKRDQELKQKQLKKGKTFCQSCKKKCSGEVLRVQDKYFHIGCFKCAQCSSSLAQGGFFAREGSYYCTKDYRERWGTKCAGCGEYVEGDVVTAGEKHAFHPNCFHCQRCRQPLLGQGTNVSLVQGQALCHRCVGIPVREASMPVGYCAVARYSGDGPSDPGACAGCGNQLREGQALVALDRQWHVWCFKCHSCDTVLHGEYMGKDGVPYCEKDYQKQFGVKCAYCNRYISGKVLQAGDNHHFHPTCARCTKCGDPFGDGEEMYLQGAAIWHPRCGPGPSGPNGIVNGHGEAHTPQHRESERISSSASEMQFSLRSRTPSLNGSLCSPYSSLSRKYYPARTGSPGLILREYGRGASEDVSRIYTYSYLTETPSQGYLRRPIQPYDKPPTSPHFHRPSSSRSIRSSGGRSSRSGMRALVDALSEPRPKSPASQVDNDEPIELAHYPDAMKPPPGTKPPIERDDFPAPPYPYTDPERRRRWSDTYKGVPASDDEDEVDNKTYIKEVEEKLKKEQDELSKIDTGIAKVFLQDREKDRENLRHKAANVDPRNASRTPSAAREPTYRLRYESPVGASPSRNIDHARPWEDDDGFSYRSSGPSYNVGRSSARSPAPRNYPPLGTQRAFTLPNAARHYNSGDYSFSGMGDKTHSTDFSSGKSDISTGSITDVDRRALNDGGMLPSSTTYTGGLGSVVGSHGGHHVRRSLPDMGTTSSEPPKLYPYHLLVITNYRLPADVDRCNLERHLSDAEFEAVLQFTRAEFYRLPQWRRNEIKRRARLF; encoded by the exons ATGAAGTCGAAGACGAGCGAGAATTTTATAGCGAGTGAAAGTAACGGGGTCAAGAGGGATCAGGAACTCAAGCAGAAACAGCTCAAGAAGG GTAAAACGTTCTGCCAGTCCTGCAAGAAGAAGTGCAGCGGAGAGGTGCTACGAGTGCAGGACAAGTATTTTCACATAGGGTGTTTCAAGTGTGCTCAATGTAGCTCGAGCTTGGCGCAGGGCGGCTTTTTCGCGCGCGAGGGCTCTTACTACTGCACCAAG GACTACAGGGAACGGTGGGGCACCAAGTGCGCCGGCTGCGGGGAGTACGTGGAGGGCGACGTGGTGACCGCGGGCGAGAAGCACGCGTTCCATCCGAATTGTTTTCACTGCCAGAGATGCAGACAGCCGCTGTTGGGCCAGGGGACCAACGTGTCCCTCGTTCAAG GTCAAGCTCTATGTCATCGATGCGTCGGTATCCCGGTTCGAGAGGCCTCGATGCCGGTTGGTTACTGCGCTGTCGCCAGATATTCCGGAGACGGGCCCTCCGACCCCGGTGCTTGCGCCGGTTGCGGAAACCAATTACGAGAAGGTCAAGCTTTGGTCGCTCTCGATCGCCAATGGCACGTCTGGTGCTTCAAGTGCCACAGCTGCGACACCGTGCTTCACGGCGAATACATGGGAAA AGACGGGGTACCTTATTGCGAGAAGGACTATCAGAAGCAGTTTGGCGTCAAGTGCGCCTACTGCAATCGCTACATCAGCGGCAAGGTGCTGCAAGCCGGTGACAATCATCATTTTCATCCGACTTGCGCGCGATGCACCAAGTGCGGGGACCCATTCGGGGACGGTGAAGAGATGTATTTGCAGGGCGCCGCGATATGGCATCCGCGTTGCGGCCCGGGGCCCAGTGGTCCCAACGGTATCGTCAACGGCCACGGCGAAGCTCACACTCCCCAGCATCGAGAATCCGAACGGATCTCCAGCAGTGCTTCTGAAATGCAG TTTTCATTGCGGTCACGCACGCCAAGCCTGAACGGATCACTCTGCAGCCCTTACAGCAGCCTCAGTCGCAAG TATTACCCCGCACGAACTGGCAGTCCCGGACTGATATTGAGAGAGTACGGACGCGGTGCATCCGAGGATGTGTCTAGGATTTACACTTACTCGTACTTGACCGAAACGCCCAGCCAAGGATACCTGAGACGCCCGATACAGCCCTACGACAAACCTCCGACTAGCCCACACTTTCATAGACCTAGCT cctcgCGTTCGATAAGGAGCAGCGGTGGACGCAGCAGCCGATCCGGAATGCGAGCTCTGGTCGATGCTCTCAGCGAGCCCAGACCGAAGTCGCCGGCCAGTCAAGTAGATAATGACGAGCCAATAGAGCTGGCGCATTATCCGGACGCTATGAAGCCACCTCCTGGAACCAAGCCGCCGATCGAACGGGACGATTTCCCGGCTCCTCCTTATCCTTACACGGATCCCGAGAGACGTAGACGATGGTCCGACACGTACAAG GGTGTACCCGCGTCCGACGACGAAGACGAAGTCGACAACAAAACGTACATAAAGGAGGTGGAGGAGAAACTGAAAAAGGAACAGGACGAGCTGAGCAAAATCGACACTGGGATAGCGAAGGTGTTCCTGCAAGATCGCGAAAAGGATCGGGAGAACTTGAGACACAAAGCGGCGAACGTGGATCCTAGAAACGCGTCGAGAACACCGTCGGCGGCCAGAGAACCGACTTACAGACTGCGATACGAGAGCCCGGTCGGCGCAT CACCCTCGAGAAATATAGATCACGCGAGACCCTGGGAAGACGACGACGGTTTTAGCTACAGATCCAGCGGTCCGAGTTACAACG TTGGGAGGTCATCGGCACGCTCCCCGGCTCCCAGAAACTATCCACCCCTTGGTACTCAACGCGCCTTCACTCTTCCAAACGCCGCTAGGCACTATAATTCG GGTGATTATTCGTTCAGTGGGATGGGAGACAAGACGCACAGCACTGATTTCTCATCTGGCAAGTCAGATA TATCGACAGGCAGCATCACGGATGTGGATCGACGGGCATTG AATGATGGTGGAATGCTTCCATCATCGACCACGTATACAGGTGGCCTCGGTTCGGTGGTCGGAAGTCACGGGGGCCATCATGTGAGAAGATCGTTGCCAGACATGggtactacgtcatccgaaccacCGAAACTCTATCCTTACCACTTACTTGTCATCACTAACTATAGGCTGCCCGCCGACGTGGATCGTTGCAACCTTGAA CGACATCTTTCCGACGCGGAGTTCGAGGCAGTTCTTCAGTTTACACGTGCAGAATTCTATAGACTACCACAATGGCGTCGTAACGAGATCAAAAGACGCGCCCGACTGTTTTAA
- the Unc-115a gene encoding actin binding LIM protein Uncoordinated 115a isoform X4 — protein MKSKTSENFIASESNGVKRDQELKQKQLKKGKTFCQSCKKKCSGEVLRVQDKYFHIGCFKCAQCSSSLAQGGFFAREGSYYCTKDYRERWGTKCAGCGEYVEGDVVTAGEKHAFHPNCFHCQRCRQPLLGQGTNVSLVQGQALCHRCVGIPVREASMPVGYCAVARYSGDGPSDPGACAGCGNQLREGQALVALDRQWHVWCFKCHSCDTVLHGEYMGKDGVPYCEKDYQKQFGVKCAYCNRYISGKVLQAGDNHHFHPTCARCTKCGDPFGDGEEMYLQGAAIWHPRCGPGPSGPNGIVNGHGEAHTPQHRESERISSSASEMQFSLRSRTPSLNGSLCSPYSSLSRKYYPARTGSPGLILREYGRGASEDVSRIYTYSYLTETPSQGYLRRPIQPYDKPPTSPHFHRPSSSRSIRSSGGRSSRSGMRALVDALSEPRPKSPASQVDNDEPIELAHYPDAMKPPPGTKPPIERDDFPAPPYPYTDPERRRRWSDTYKGVPASDDEDEVDNKTYIKEVEEKLKKEQDELSKIDTGIAKVFLQDREKDRENLRHKAANVDPRNASRTPSAAREPTYRLRYESPVGASPSRNIDHARPWEDDDGFSYRSSGPSYNVVSSLRHIPKPGYGLAPRSHTFSSTGGSVSALPGDYSFSGMGDKTHSTDFSSGKSDISTGSITDVDRRALNDGGMLPSSTTYTGGLGSVVGSHGGHHVRRSLPDMGTTSSEPPKLYPYHLLVITNYRLPADVDRCNLERHLSDAEFEAVLQFTRAEFYRLPQWRRNEIKRRARLF, from the exons ATGAAGTCGAAGACGAGCGAGAATTTTATAGCGAGTGAAAGTAACGGGGTCAAGAGGGATCAGGAACTCAAGCAGAAACAGCTCAAGAAGG GTAAAACGTTCTGCCAGTCCTGCAAGAAGAAGTGCAGCGGAGAGGTGCTACGAGTGCAGGACAAGTATTTTCACATAGGGTGTTTCAAGTGTGCTCAATGTAGCTCGAGCTTGGCGCAGGGCGGCTTTTTCGCGCGCGAGGGCTCTTACTACTGCACCAAG GACTACAGGGAACGGTGGGGCACCAAGTGCGCCGGCTGCGGGGAGTACGTGGAGGGCGACGTGGTGACCGCGGGCGAGAAGCACGCGTTCCATCCGAATTGTTTTCACTGCCAGAGATGCAGACAGCCGCTGTTGGGCCAGGGGACCAACGTGTCCCTCGTTCAAG GTCAAGCTCTATGTCATCGATGCGTCGGTATCCCGGTTCGAGAGGCCTCGATGCCGGTTGGTTACTGCGCTGTCGCCAGATATTCCGGAGACGGGCCCTCCGACCCCGGTGCTTGCGCCGGTTGCGGAAACCAATTACGAGAAGGTCAAGCTTTGGTCGCTCTCGATCGCCAATGGCACGTCTGGTGCTTCAAGTGCCACAGCTGCGACACCGTGCTTCACGGCGAATACATGGGAAA AGACGGGGTACCTTATTGCGAGAAGGACTATCAGAAGCAGTTTGGCGTCAAGTGCGCCTACTGCAATCGCTACATCAGCGGCAAGGTGCTGCAAGCCGGTGACAATCATCATTTTCATCCGACTTGCGCGCGATGCACCAAGTGCGGGGACCCATTCGGGGACGGTGAAGAGATGTATTTGCAGGGCGCCGCGATATGGCATCCGCGTTGCGGCCCGGGGCCCAGTGGTCCCAACGGTATCGTCAACGGCCACGGCGAAGCTCACACTCCCCAGCATCGAGAATCCGAACGGATCTCCAGCAGTGCTTCTGAAATGCAG TTTTCATTGCGGTCACGCACGCCAAGCCTGAACGGATCACTCTGCAGCCCTTACAGCAGCCTCAGTCGCAAG TATTACCCCGCACGAACTGGCAGTCCCGGACTGATATTGAGAGAGTACGGACGCGGTGCATCCGAGGATGTGTCTAGGATTTACACTTACTCGTACTTGACCGAAACGCCCAGCCAAGGATACCTGAGACGCCCGATACAGCCCTACGACAAACCTCCGACTAGCCCACACTTTCATAGACCTAGCT cctcgCGTTCGATAAGGAGCAGCGGTGGACGCAGCAGCCGATCCGGAATGCGAGCTCTGGTCGATGCTCTCAGCGAGCCCAGACCGAAGTCGCCGGCCAGTCAAGTAGATAATGACGAGCCAATAGAGCTGGCGCATTATCCGGACGCTATGAAGCCACCTCCTGGAACCAAGCCGCCGATCGAACGGGACGATTTCCCGGCTCCTCCTTATCCTTACACGGATCCCGAGAGACGTAGACGATGGTCCGACACGTACAAG GGTGTACCCGCGTCCGACGACGAAGACGAAGTCGACAACAAAACGTACATAAAGGAGGTGGAGGAGAAACTGAAAAAGGAACAGGACGAGCTGAGCAAAATCGACACTGGGATAGCGAAGGTGTTCCTGCAAGATCGCGAAAAGGATCGGGAGAACTTGAGACACAAAGCGGCGAACGTGGATCCTAGAAACGCGTCGAGAACACCGTCGGCGGCCAGAGAACCGACTTACAGACTGCGATACGAGAGCCCGGTCGGCGCAT CACCCTCGAGAAATATAGATCACGCGAGACCCTGGGAAGACGACGACGGTTTTAGCTACAGATCCAGCGGTCCGAGTTACAACG TTGTGAGCTCCCTTCGGCACATCCCGAAGCCAGGGTACGGTCTGGCACCGCGAAGTCACACCTTCTCCTCGACCGGCGGTTCTGTATCTGCTCTCCCT GGTGATTATTCGTTCAGTGGGATGGGAGACAAGACGCACAGCACTGATTTCTCATCTGGCAAGTCAGATA TATCGACAGGCAGCATCACGGATGTGGATCGACGGGCATTG AATGATGGTGGAATGCTTCCATCATCGACCACGTATACAGGTGGCCTCGGTTCGGTGGTCGGAAGTCACGGGGGCCATCATGTGAGAAGATCGTTGCCAGACATGggtactacgtcatccgaaccacCGAAACTCTATCCTTACCACTTACTTGTCATCACTAACTATAGGCTGCCCGCCGACGTGGATCGTTGCAACCTTGAA CGACATCTTTCCGACGCGGAGTTCGAGGCAGTTCTTCAGTTTACACGTGCAGAATTCTATAGACTACCACAATGGCGTCGTAACGAGATCAAAAGACGCGCCCGACTGTTTTAA
- the Unc-115a gene encoding actin binding LIM protein Uncoordinated 115a isoform X11 codes for MKSKTSENFIASESNGVKRDQELKQKQLKKGKTFCQSCKKKCSGEVLRVQDKYFHIGCFKCAQCSSSLAQGGFFAREGSYYCTKDYRERWGTKCAGCGEYVEGDVVTAGEKHAFHPNCFHCQRCRQPLLGQGTNVSLVQGQALCHRCVGIPVREASMPVGYCAVARYSGDGPSDPGACAGCGNQLREGQALVALDRQWHVWCFKCHSCDTVLHGEYMGKDGVPYCEKDYQKQFGVKCAYCNRYISGKVLQAGDNHHFHPTCARCTKCGDPFGDGEEMYLQGAAIWHPRCGPGPSGPNGIVNGHGEAHTPQHRESERISSSASEMQYYPARTGSPGLILREYGRGASEDVSRIYTYSYLTETPSQGYLRRPIQPYDKPPTSPHFHRPSSSRSIRSSGGRSSRSGMRALVDALSEPRPKSPASQVDNDEPIELAHYPDAMKPPPGTKPPIERDDFPAPPYPYTDPERRRRWSDTYKGVPASDDEDEVDNKTYIKEVEEKLKKEQDELSKIDTGIAKVFLQDREKDRENLRHKAANVDPRNASRTPSAAREPTYRLRYESPVGASPSRNIDHARPWEDDDGFSYRSSGPSYNVVSSLRHIPKPGYGLAPRSHTFSSTGGSVSALPGDYSFSGMGDKTHSTDFSSGKSDISTGSITDVDRRALVCTTAPYYSRRISMNDGGMLPSSTTYTGGLGSVVGSHGGHHVRRSLPDMGTTSSEPPKLYPYHLLVITNYRLPADVDRCNLERHLSDAEFEAVLQFTRAEFYRLPQWRRNEIKRRARLF; via the exons ATGAAGTCGAAGACGAGCGAGAATTTTATAGCGAGTGAAAGTAACGGGGTCAAGAGGGATCAGGAACTCAAGCAGAAACAGCTCAAGAAGG GTAAAACGTTCTGCCAGTCCTGCAAGAAGAAGTGCAGCGGAGAGGTGCTACGAGTGCAGGACAAGTATTTTCACATAGGGTGTTTCAAGTGTGCTCAATGTAGCTCGAGCTTGGCGCAGGGCGGCTTTTTCGCGCGCGAGGGCTCTTACTACTGCACCAAG GACTACAGGGAACGGTGGGGCACCAAGTGCGCCGGCTGCGGGGAGTACGTGGAGGGCGACGTGGTGACCGCGGGCGAGAAGCACGCGTTCCATCCGAATTGTTTTCACTGCCAGAGATGCAGACAGCCGCTGTTGGGCCAGGGGACCAACGTGTCCCTCGTTCAAG GTCAAGCTCTATGTCATCGATGCGTCGGTATCCCGGTTCGAGAGGCCTCGATGCCGGTTGGTTACTGCGCTGTCGCCAGATATTCCGGAGACGGGCCCTCCGACCCCGGTGCTTGCGCCGGTTGCGGAAACCAATTACGAGAAGGTCAAGCTTTGGTCGCTCTCGATCGCCAATGGCACGTCTGGTGCTTCAAGTGCCACAGCTGCGACACCGTGCTTCACGGCGAATACATGGGAAA AGACGGGGTACCTTATTGCGAGAAGGACTATCAGAAGCAGTTTGGCGTCAAGTGCGCCTACTGCAATCGCTACATCAGCGGCAAGGTGCTGCAAGCCGGTGACAATCATCATTTTCATCCGACTTGCGCGCGATGCACCAAGTGCGGGGACCCATTCGGGGACGGTGAAGAGATGTATTTGCAGGGCGCCGCGATATGGCATCCGCGTTGCGGCCCGGGGCCCAGTGGTCCCAACGGTATCGTCAACGGCCACGGCGAAGCTCACACTCCCCAGCATCGAGAATCCGAACGGATCTCCAGCAGTGCTTCTGAAATGCAG TATTACCCCGCACGAACTGGCAGTCCCGGACTGATATTGAGAGAGTACGGACGCGGTGCATCCGAGGATGTGTCTAGGATTTACACTTACTCGTACTTGACCGAAACGCCCAGCCAAGGATACCTGAGACGCCCGATACAGCCCTACGACAAACCTCCGACTAGCCCACACTTTCATAGACCTAGCT cctcgCGTTCGATAAGGAGCAGCGGTGGACGCAGCAGCCGATCCGGAATGCGAGCTCTGGTCGATGCTCTCAGCGAGCCCAGACCGAAGTCGCCGGCCAGTCAAGTAGATAATGACGAGCCAATAGAGCTGGCGCATTATCCGGACGCTATGAAGCCACCTCCTGGAACCAAGCCGCCGATCGAACGGGACGATTTCCCGGCTCCTCCTTATCCTTACACGGATCCCGAGAGACGTAGACGATGGTCCGACACGTACAAG GGTGTACCCGCGTCCGACGACGAAGACGAAGTCGACAACAAAACGTACATAAAGGAGGTGGAGGAGAAACTGAAAAAGGAACAGGACGAGCTGAGCAAAATCGACACTGGGATAGCGAAGGTGTTCCTGCAAGATCGCGAAAAGGATCGGGAGAACTTGAGACACAAAGCGGCGAACGTGGATCCTAGAAACGCGTCGAGAACACCGTCGGCGGCCAGAGAACCGACTTACAGACTGCGATACGAGAGCCCGGTCGGCGCAT CACCCTCGAGAAATATAGATCACGCGAGACCCTGGGAAGACGACGACGGTTTTAGCTACAGATCCAGCGGTCCGAGTTACAACG TTGTGAGCTCCCTTCGGCACATCCCGAAGCCAGGGTACGGTCTGGCACCGCGAAGTCACACCTTCTCCTCGACCGGCGGTTCTGTATCTGCTCTCCCT GGTGATTATTCGTTCAGTGGGATGGGAGACAAGACGCACAGCACTGATTTCTCATCTGGCAAGTCAGATA TATCGACAGGCAGCATCACGGATGTGGATCGACGGGCATTGGTATGTACCACAGCCCCATACTACTCCCGGCGAATTAGCATG AATGATGGTGGAATGCTTCCATCATCGACCACGTATACAGGTGGCCTCGGTTCGGTGGTCGGAAGTCACGGGGGCCATCATGTGAGAAGATCGTTGCCAGACATGggtactacgtcatccgaaccacCGAAACTCTATCCTTACCACTTACTTGTCATCACTAACTATAGGCTGCCCGCCGACGTGGATCGTTGCAACCTTGAA CGACATCTTTCCGACGCGGAGTTCGAGGCAGTTCTTCAGTTTACACGTGCAGAATTCTATAGACTACCACAATGGCGTCGTAACGAGATCAAAAGACGCGCCCGACTGTTTTAA
- the Unc-115a gene encoding actin binding LIM protein Uncoordinated 115a isoform X7 produces the protein MKSKTSENFIASESNGVKRDQELKQKQLKKGKTFCQSCKKKCSGEVLRVQDKYFHIGCFKCAQCSSSLAQGGFFAREGSYYCTKDYRERWGTKCAGCGEYVEGDVVTAGEKHAFHPNCFHCQRCRQPLLGQGTNVSLVQGQALCHRCVGIPVREASMPVGYCAVARYSGDGPSDPGACAGCGNQLREGQALVALDRQWHVWCFKCHSCDTVLHGEYMGKDGVPYCEKDYQKQFGVKCAYCNRYISGKVLQAGDNHHFHPTCARCTKCGDPFGDGEEMYLQGAAIWHPRCGPGPSGPNGIVNGHGEAHTPQHRESERISSSASEMQFSLRSRTPSLNGSLCSPYSSLSRKYYPARTGSPGLILREYGRGASEDVSRIYTYSYLTETPSQGYLRRPIQPYDKPPTSPHFHRPSSSRSIRSSGGRSSRSGMRALVDALSEPRPKSPASQVDNDEPIELAHYPDAMKPPPGTKPPIERDDFPAPPYPYTDPERRRRWSDTYKGVPASDDEDEVDNKTYIKEVEEKLKKEQDELSKIDTGIAKVFLQDREKDRENLRHKAANVDPRNASRTPSAAREPTYRLRYESPVGASPSRNIDHARPWEDDDGFSYRSSGPSYNVSTGSITDVDRRALVCTTAPYYSRRISMNDGGMLPSSTTYTGGLGSVVGSHGGHHVRRSLPDMGTTSSEPPKLYPYHLLVITNYRLPADVDRCNLERHLSDAEFEAVLQFTRAEFYRLPQWRRNEIKRRARLF, from the exons ATGAAGTCGAAGACGAGCGAGAATTTTATAGCGAGTGAAAGTAACGGGGTCAAGAGGGATCAGGAACTCAAGCAGAAACAGCTCAAGAAGG GTAAAACGTTCTGCCAGTCCTGCAAGAAGAAGTGCAGCGGAGAGGTGCTACGAGTGCAGGACAAGTATTTTCACATAGGGTGTTTCAAGTGTGCTCAATGTAGCTCGAGCTTGGCGCAGGGCGGCTTTTTCGCGCGCGAGGGCTCTTACTACTGCACCAAG GACTACAGGGAACGGTGGGGCACCAAGTGCGCCGGCTGCGGGGAGTACGTGGAGGGCGACGTGGTGACCGCGGGCGAGAAGCACGCGTTCCATCCGAATTGTTTTCACTGCCAGAGATGCAGACAGCCGCTGTTGGGCCAGGGGACCAACGTGTCCCTCGTTCAAG GTCAAGCTCTATGTCATCGATGCGTCGGTATCCCGGTTCGAGAGGCCTCGATGCCGGTTGGTTACTGCGCTGTCGCCAGATATTCCGGAGACGGGCCCTCCGACCCCGGTGCTTGCGCCGGTTGCGGAAACCAATTACGAGAAGGTCAAGCTTTGGTCGCTCTCGATCGCCAATGGCACGTCTGGTGCTTCAAGTGCCACAGCTGCGACACCGTGCTTCACGGCGAATACATGGGAAA AGACGGGGTACCTTATTGCGAGAAGGACTATCAGAAGCAGTTTGGCGTCAAGTGCGCCTACTGCAATCGCTACATCAGCGGCAAGGTGCTGCAAGCCGGTGACAATCATCATTTTCATCCGACTTGCGCGCGATGCACCAAGTGCGGGGACCCATTCGGGGACGGTGAAGAGATGTATTTGCAGGGCGCCGCGATATGGCATCCGCGTTGCGGCCCGGGGCCCAGTGGTCCCAACGGTATCGTCAACGGCCACGGCGAAGCTCACACTCCCCAGCATCGAGAATCCGAACGGATCTCCAGCAGTGCTTCTGAAATGCAG TTTTCATTGCGGTCACGCACGCCAAGCCTGAACGGATCACTCTGCAGCCCTTACAGCAGCCTCAGTCGCAAG TATTACCCCGCACGAACTGGCAGTCCCGGACTGATATTGAGAGAGTACGGACGCGGTGCATCCGAGGATGTGTCTAGGATTTACACTTACTCGTACTTGACCGAAACGCCCAGCCAAGGATACCTGAGACGCCCGATACAGCCCTACGACAAACCTCCGACTAGCCCACACTTTCATAGACCTAGCT cctcgCGTTCGATAAGGAGCAGCGGTGGACGCAGCAGCCGATCCGGAATGCGAGCTCTGGTCGATGCTCTCAGCGAGCCCAGACCGAAGTCGCCGGCCAGTCAAGTAGATAATGACGAGCCAATAGAGCTGGCGCATTATCCGGACGCTATGAAGCCACCTCCTGGAACCAAGCCGCCGATCGAACGGGACGATTTCCCGGCTCCTCCTTATCCTTACACGGATCCCGAGAGACGTAGACGATGGTCCGACACGTACAAG GGTGTACCCGCGTCCGACGACGAAGACGAAGTCGACAACAAAACGTACATAAAGGAGGTGGAGGAGAAACTGAAAAAGGAACAGGACGAGCTGAGCAAAATCGACACTGGGATAGCGAAGGTGTTCCTGCAAGATCGCGAAAAGGATCGGGAGAACTTGAGACACAAAGCGGCGAACGTGGATCCTAGAAACGCGTCGAGAACACCGTCGGCGGCCAGAGAACCGACTTACAGACTGCGATACGAGAGCCCGGTCGGCGCAT CACCCTCGAGAAATATAGATCACGCGAGACCCTGGGAAGACGACGACGGTTTTAGCTACAGATCCAGCGGTCCGAGTTACAACG TATCGACAGGCAGCATCACGGATGTGGATCGACGGGCATTGGTATGTACCACAGCCCCATACTACTCCCGGCGAATTAGCATG AATGATGGTGGAATGCTTCCATCATCGACCACGTATACAGGTGGCCTCGGTTCGGTGGTCGGAAGTCACGGGGGCCATCATGTGAGAAGATCGTTGCCAGACATGggtactacgtcatccgaaccacCGAAACTCTATCCTTACCACTTACTTGTCATCACTAACTATAGGCTGCCCGCCGACGTGGATCGTTGCAACCTTGAA CGACATCTTTCCGACGCGGAGTTCGAGGCAGTTCTTCAGTTTACACGTGCAGAATTCTATAGACTACCACAATGGCGTCGTAACGAGATCAAAAGACGCGCCCGACTGTTTTAA